The Xanthomonas indica genome has a segment encoding these proteins:
- a CDS encoding DUF3034 family protein produces the protein MTRPRSPRCALLAVAALLPGLAWAGQGRLLATGGASSVEGSGGGGIVPWATLSGYGTRDQDGAVLFATHVDSGDYRLDVQGAALTLGNRLELSLARQRLDLGTLQRRLALPWHALGQDVIGAKLRLGGDLVYGAAPQVALGVQYKRLRDGSLPLAVGARADHGTDVYLSAAKLWLDAAGGYQLLVNGTLRATRANQAGLLGFGGDRGNAYRLVVEASVAVVLDPSWVLGLEYRQKPDNLGFAREDAWADAFVAWFPNKRVSVVGAWADLGDVATLRDQRGPYLSLQVAF, from the coding sequence ATGACCCGACCCCGATCTCCACGATGCGCGCTGCTGGCGGTCGCGGCCTTGCTGCCGGGGCTGGCGTGGGCCGGGCAGGGGCGGCTGCTGGCCACCGGCGGCGCCTCCAGCGTGGAAGGCAGCGGCGGTGGCGGCATCGTGCCGTGGGCGACCTTGTCCGGCTACGGCACGCGCGATCAGGACGGCGCGGTGCTGTTCGCCACGCACGTGGACAGCGGCGATTACCGGCTGGACGTGCAGGGGGCGGCGCTGACCCTGGGCAACCGCCTGGAGCTGTCGCTGGCGCGGCAGCGCCTGGACCTGGGCACGTTGCAGCGGCGCCTGGCGCTGCCGTGGCATGCGCTCGGCCAGGACGTGATTGGCGCCAAGCTGCGGCTGGGCGGCGACCTGGTCTACGGCGCCGCGCCGCAGGTGGCGCTGGGGGTGCAGTACAAGCGGCTGCGCGACGGCAGCTTGCCGTTGGCGGTCGGCGCGCGCGCCGACCATGGCACCGACGTCTATCTCAGCGCCGCCAAGCTGTGGCTGGACGCGGCCGGCGGCTACCAGTTGCTGGTCAACGGCACCCTGCGCGCCACCCGCGCCAACCAGGCCGGACTGCTCGGGTTCGGCGGCGATCGCGGCAATGCCTACCGGCTGGTGGTCGAGGCCAGCGTCGCGGTGGTACTCGACCCGTCGTGGGTGCTGGGCCTGGAATACCGGCAGAAGCCGGACAACCTCGGGTTCGCCCGCGAGGATGCCTGGGCGGATGCGTTCGTGGCATGGTTCCCGAACAAGCGCGTGTCCGTGGTCGGCGCCTGGGCCGACCTCGGGGACGTCGCCACCCTGCGCGACCAGCGTGGGCCCTATCTCTCCCTGCAGGTGGCGTTCTGA
- a CDS encoding group 1 truncated hemoglobin has translation MARPMRVLILILLATAALLAGCASAPRPPRTLYADLGGQPGIEALVETLLSRIADDPRIVQHFARVNIVMLDQRLVQKFCHLSDGPCADTAKPMKQAHQHLPIHEADFNALVEDLVWAMDQRGIPRRVQNRLLARLAPLHGDIVNQP, from the coding sequence ATGGCCAGGCCGATGCGCGTCCTGATCCTGATCCTGCTGGCGACGGCCGCGCTGCTGGCCGGCTGCGCCAGCGCCCCGCGGCCGCCGCGCACGCTGTACGCCGACCTGGGTGGCCAGCCCGGCATCGAGGCGCTGGTGGAGACGCTGCTGTCGCGCATCGCCGATGACCCGCGCATCGTCCAGCACTTCGCCCGGGTCAACATCGTGATGCTGGACCAGCGCCTGGTGCAGAAGTTCTGCCACCTCAGCGACGGGCCGTGCGCCGATACCGCCAAGCCGATGAAGCAGGCGCACCAGCATCTGCCGATCCACGAGGCGGACTTCAACGCGCTGGTCGAGGACCTGGTGTGGGCGATGGACCAGCGCGGCATCCCGCGCCGCGTGCAGAACCGGTTGCTGGCCAGGCTGGCGCCGCTGCACGGCGATATCGTCAACCAGCCCTAG
- a CDS encoding SDR family NAD(P)-dependent oxidoreductase, whose amino-acid sequence MTQLPGYALITGASSGIGREIAREYARRGVPLILTARREAQLQALAAELRPQVPVEVLVADLADPAAPAALVAELERRGLAVRILVNNAGYGVPGRYIAQDWAVHAAFLQVMVGAVCELTWRLLPSLRASGHGRILNVASFAALVPGADGHTLYAAAKSFMLRFSESLALENADRGVGVCALCPGFTWSEFHDVTGTRDQMNALPRWIWLQTAAVARAGIDGAERGKVRVVPGAVYRALLGLTALLPNALLLRLMGRGSHRIRSVE is encoded by the coding sequence ATGACCCAGCTTCCCGGCTACGCCCTGATCACCGGCGCCTCCAGCGGCATCGGCCGCGAGATCGCCCGCGAATACGCCCGCCGCGGCGTCCCGCTGATCCTGACGGCGCGCCGCGAGGCACAACTGCAGGCGCTGGCCGCCGAGCTGCGGCCGCAGGTGCCAGTGGAGGTGCTGGTCGCCGACCTGGCCGACCCGGCGGCGCCGGCGGCGCTGGTGGCGGAGCTGGAACGGCGCGGGCTGGCGGTGCGGATCCTGGTCAACAACGCCGGCTACGGCGTGCCCGGCCGCTACATCGCCCAGGACTGGGCGGTGCACGCGGCGTTCCTGCAGGTGATGGTCGGCGCGGTGTGCGAACTGACCTGGCGGCTGCTGCCGTCGCTGCGCGCCAGCGGCCACGGCCGCATCCTCAACGTGGCCTCGTTCGCCGCCCTGGTGCCCGGTGCCGACGGCCACACCCTGTACGCGGCGGCGAAGAGCTTCATGCTGCGCTTCAGCGAGTCGCTGGCCCTGGAGAACGCCGACCGCGGGGTCGGCGTGTGCGCGCTGTGCCCCGGCTTCACCTGGTCCGAGTTCCACGACGTCACCGGCACCCGCGACCAGATGAACGCCCTGCCGCGCTGGATCTGGCTGCAGACCGCGGCCGTGGCCCGCGCCGGCATCGACGGCGCCGAACGCGGCAAGGTGCGGGTGGTGCCGGGTGCGGTGTACCGCGCCCTGCTCGGCCTGACCGCGCTGTTGCCCAATGCCCTGCTGCTGCGCCTGATGGGGCGTGGCTCGCATCGGATCAGGTCGGTGGAATAG
- the tpiA gene encoding triose-phosphate isomerase — protein sequence MRRKIVAGNWKLHGTRHFAAELVREIVAGLHEAGHDVEVVILPPLPYLGDLIENFEDRMLRFGAQDVSSNEKGAYTGEVSAAMLVDVGADYGLVGHSERRQYHQESSELVARKFAAAMHAGLVPILCVGETLEQREAGRTEAVIAAQLAPVLDLVGAEGFARAVVAYEPVWAIGTGRTASPAQAQAVHAFIRGEVAARDARIADSLPILYGGSVKPDNAAELFAQPDVDGGLVGGASLVAAEFLAIVRAAAAC from the coding sequence ATGCGACGCAAGATCGTAGCCGGAAACTGGAAATTGCATGGCACCCGCCACTTCGCCGCCGAGCTGGTGCGGGAGATCGTCGCCGGGTTGCACGAGGCCGGTCACGACGTGGAGGTGGTGATCCTGCCGCCGCTGCCGTACCTGGGCGACCTGATCGAAAATTTCGAGGACCGGATGCTGCGCTTCGGCGCGCAGGACGTCAGCAGCAACGAGAAGGGCGCCTATACCGGCGAGGTGTCGGCGGCGATGCTGGTCGACGTGGGCGCCGACTACGGCCTGGTCGGGCATTCGGAGCGCCGCCAGTACCACCAGGAGAGCAGTGAGCTGGTCGCGCGCAAGTTCGCCGCCGCCATGCATGCCGGGCTGGTCCCGATCCTGTGCGTGGGCGAGACCCTGGAACAGCGCGAAGCCGGGCGCACCGAGGCGGTCATCGCCGCGCAGTTGGCGCCGGTGCTGGACCTGGTCGGCGCCGAGGGCTTCGCCCGGGCGGTGGTGGCCTACGAGCCGGTCTGGGCGATCGGCACCGGCCGCACCGCCAGCCCGGCGCAGGCGCAGGCCGTGCATGCGTTCATCCGTGGCGAAGTGGCGGCGCGCGATGCTAGAATCGCGGATTCGTTGCCGATCCTGTATGGCGGCAGCGTCAAGCCCGACAACGCCGCCGAGCTGTTCGCGCAGCCGGATGTCGATGGCGGGCTGGTGGGCGGCGCCTCGCTGGTCGCCGCGGAATTCCTGGCCATCGTGCGAGCGGCGGCCGCCTGTTGA
- the secG gene encoding preprotein translocase subunit SecG: MLMVILNVVYVLVAIAMIALILMQRGAGAAAGSGFGAGASGTVFGSRGASNFLSKSTKWLAVVFFAISLFMAWYAGHSARPADANLGVMSQSATPAPAAPAGELQVPQAPSAAQQAPAAAPAAQQAPEKAQEKSPAPSQKD; the protein is encoded by the coding sequence ATGCTGATGGTCATCCTCAATGTGGTCTACGTGCTGGTGGCGATCGCGATGATCGCGCTGATCCTGATGCAGCGCGGCGCCGGTGCGGCGGCGGGTTCCGGGTTCGGCGCCGGCGCGTCCGGCACCGTGTTCGGATCGCGTGGCGCGTCCAACTTCCTGTCCAAGTCGACCAAGTGGCTGGCCGTGGTGTTCTTCGCCATCAGCCTGTTCATGGCTTGGTACGCCGGCCACAGCGCGCGTCCGGCCGACGCCAATCTGGGCGTGATGTCGCAGTCCGCCACCCCGGCGCCGGCCGCGCCGGCCGGCGAGCTGCAGGTGCCGCAGGCGCCGTCGGCGGCCCAGCAGGCGCCCGCCGCCGCCCCGGCCGCCCAGCAGGCGCCGGAAAAAGCACAAGAAAAGTCGCCTGCCCCGTCGCAGAAAGACTGA
- a CDS encoding NADH-quinone oxidoreductase subunit A — MLAEYLPTLLFLIVATGIGVALMLVGRFLGPRRPDLKKLSPYECGFEAFEDARMKFDVRYYLIAIQFIVFDLEIIFIVPWTQVFMDLGARSLVTMGLFVGMLFLGFVYVWKKGALEWE, encoded by the coding sequence GTGCTGGCCGAATATTTGCCGACCCTGCTGTTTCTGATCGTGGCCACCGGTATCGGCGTCGCGCTGATGCTGGTGGGGCGGTTCCTCGGTCCCCGGCGTCCTGACCTGAAGAAGCTCTCGCCTTACGAGTGCGGCTTCGAGGCCTTCGAGGACGCGCGCATGAAGTTCGACGTGCGCTACTACCTGATCGCCATCCAGTTCATCGTCTTCGATCTGGAAATCATCTTCATCGTGCCGTGGACGCAGGTGTTCATGGACCTGGGCGCTCGCTCCCTGGTCACCATGGGCCTGTTCGTCGGCATGTTGTTCCTCGGTTTTGTCTACGTGTGGAAGAAGGGAGCGCTGGAATGGGAGTGA
- a CDS encoding NADH-quinone oxidoreductase subunit B → MGVIQTLDRLMTNPIPEGRVDDILRPEGENPLLEKGYVTTSVDALLNWARTGSMWPMTFGLACCAVEMMHAGAARLDLDRYGVVFRPSPRQSDVMIVAGTLVNKMAPALRKVYDQMPDPKWVISMGSCANGGGYYHYSYSVVRGCDRIVPVDVYVPGCPPTAEALVYGILQLQKKIWRTQTIAR, encoded by the coding sequence ATGGGAGTGATTCAGACCCTGGATCGCCTGATGACCAACCCGATCCCGGAAGGGCGGGTGGACGACATCCTGCGTCCCGAAGGCGAGAACCCGCTGCTGGAGAAGGGCTACGTCACCACCAGCGTCGATGCGCTGCTGAACTGGGCGCGCACCGGCTCGATGTGGCCGATGACCTTCGGCCTGGCCTGCTGTGCGGTCGAGATGATGCACGCCGGCGCCGCGCGCCTGGACCTGGACCGCTACGGCGTGGTGTTCCGCCCGTCGCCGCGCCAGTCCGACGTGATGATCGTCGCCGGCACCCTGGTCAACAAGATGGCTCCGGCGCTGCGCAAGGTCTACGACCAGATGCCGGACCCGAAGTGGGTCATCTCGATGGGCAGCTGCGCCAATGGCGGCGGCTACTACCATTACTCGTATTCGGTGGTGCGCGGTTGCGACCGCATCGTGCCGGTGGACGTCTACGTCCCCGGCTGCCCGCCGACCGCCGAGGCCCTGGTCTACGGCATCCTGCAGTTGCAGAAGAAGATCTGGCGAACCCAGACCATCGCGCGCTGA
- a CDS encoding NADH-quinone oxidoreductase subunit C — protein sequence MAEQASSFSDRLGARFPGSQVFVALPRGEVTLEVPADAWHATCLALRDEFGFEQLSDLCGVDYLGYGSDEWDTSDVSSHGFSRGVEGKAMGRFAWGEFPSAETAAGVQPMPVPQQRYAVLAQLISYRHNQRLRVRCYAPNEDLPVVASVTDIWPGANWFEREAFDLFGVVFSGHPDLRRILTDYGFVGHPFRKDFPLIGNVEVRYDEEKQRVIYEPVTSVEPRVGVPRVIRDDARYQTAAGEAQKESAK from the coding sequence ATGGCAGAGCAAGCATCTTCCTTTAGCGACCGACTCGGCGCCCGTTTCCCCGGCAGCCAGGTCTTCGTGGCCCTTCCGCGCGGCGAAGTCACCCTGGAAGTGCCGGCCGACGCCTGGCACGCCACCTGCCTGGCGTTGCGCGACGAGTTCGGTTTCGAACAGCTGTCCGACCTGTGCGGTGTGGACTACCTGGGCTACGGCAGCGACGAGTGGGACACCTCGGACGTGTCCTCGCACGGCTTCAGCCGCGGCGTCGAAGGCAAGGCCATGGGCCGCTTCGCCTGGGGCGAGTTCCCCAGCGCCGAGACCGCCGCCGGCGTGCAGCCGATGCCGGTCCCGCAGCAGCGCTACGCGGTGCTGGCGCAGCTGATCTCCTACCGCCATAACCAGCGCCTGCGCGTGCGTTGCTACGCGCCGAACGAAGACCTGCCGGTGGTGGCCTCGGTCACCGACATCTGGCCGGGCGCGAACTGGTTCGAGCGCGAGGCGTTCGACCTGTTCGGCGTGGTGTTCTCCGGGCACCCGGACCTGCGCCGCATCCTCACCGACTACGGCTTCGTCGGCCATCCGTTCCGCAAGGATTTCCCGCTGATCGGCAACGTCGAAGTGCGCTACGACGAAGAGAAGCAGCGCGTGATCTACGAGCCGGTCACCTCGGTGGAACCGCGCGTGGGCGTGCCGCGCGTGATCCGCGACGATGCACGCTACCAGACTGCGGCGGGCGAAGCACAGAAGGAGTCCGCCAAGTGA
- a CDS encoding NADH-quinone oxidoreductase subunit D, protein MSEYHQAHDGFASNPAEAKQEIRNYTMNFGPQHPAAHGVLRLILEMDGETVVRADPHIGLLHRGTEKLAESKPFNQSIGYMDRLDYVSMMCNEHAYVRAIETLMGIEAPERAQYIRTMFDEITRILNHLMWVGSNALDLGAMAVMLYAFREREELMDVYEAVSGARMHATYYRPGGVYRDLPDRMPKYQESRWHKGNALKRLNAAREGSMLDFLEAFTDTFPARVDEYETLLTDNRIWKQRTVGIGVVTPEQAYAWGMTGAMLRGSGIAWDLRKKQPYAKYDSVDFDIPLGTNGDCYDRYLVRVAEMRESNRIIKQCVKWLKANPGPVMVENFKVAPPKRADMKDDMEALIHHFKLFSEGYCVPAGETYCAVEAPKGEFGCYLMSDGANKPFRVHLRAPGFAHLSSMDAIVRGHMLADVVAMIGTYDLVFGEVDR, encoded by the coding sequence GTGAGCGAGTACCACCAGGCGCACGACGGGTTCGCCAGCAATCCTGCCGAAGCCAAGCAGGAAATCCGCAACTACACGATGAACTTCGGCCCGCAGCATCCGGCCGCGCACGGCGTGCTGCGCCTGATCCTGGAGATGGACGGCGAGACCGTGGTCCGCGCCGATCCGCACATCGGCCTGCTGCACCGTGGCACCGAGAAGCTGGCCGAGTCCAAGCCGTTCAACCAGTCGATCGGCTACATGGATCGCCTGGACTACGTGTCGATGATGTGCAACGAGCACGCCTACGTGCGCGCGATCGAAACCCTGATGGGGATCGAGGCGCCGGAGCGTGCGCAGTACATCCGCACCATGTTCGACGAGATCACCCGCATCCTGAACCACCTGATGTGGGTCGGCTCCAACGCGCTCGACCTGGGCGCGATGGCGGTGATGCTGTACGCGTTCCGCGAGCGCGAAGAGCTGATGGACGTCTACGAGGCGGTGTCGGGCGCGCGCATGCACGCGACCTACTATCGCCCGGGTGGCGTCTACCGCGACCTGCCGGACCGCATGCCCAAGTACCAGGAATCGCGCTGGCACAAGGGCAACGCGCTGAAGCGGCTCAACGCCGCGCGCGAAGGCTCGATGCTGGACTTCCTGGAGGCGTTCACCGACACCTTCCCGGCGCGCGTGGACGAGTATGAGACCCTGCTCACCGACAACCGCATCTGGAAGCAGCGCACCGTCGGCATCGGCGTGGTCACCCCGGAGCAGGCCTATGCCTGGGGCATGACCGGCGCGATGCTGCGCGGCTCGGGCATCGCCTGGGACCTGCGCAAGAAGCAGCCCTACGCCAAGTACGACAGCGTCGATTTCGACATCCCGCTCGGCACCAACGGCGATTGCTACGACCGTTACCTGGTGCGCGTGGCCGAGATGCGCGAATCCAACCGCATCATCAAGCAGTGCGTGAAGTGGCTGAAGGCCAACCCGGGCCCGGTCATGGTCGAGAACTTCAAGGTGGCGCCGCCCAAGCGCGCCGACATGAAGGACGACATGGAAGCGCTGATCCACCACTTCAAGCTGTTCAGCGAAGGCTACTGCGTGCCGGCCGGCGAGACCTACTGCGCGGTCGAGGCGCCGAAGGGCGAGTTCGGCTGCTACCTGATGTCCGACGGCGCCAACAAGCCGTTCCGCGTGCACCTGCGCGCGCCGGGCTTCGCCCATCTGTCGTCGATGGACGCGATCGTGCGCGGCCACATGCTGGCCGACGTGGTGGCGATGATTGGTACCTATGATCTGGTGTTTGGTGAGGTCGACCGATGA
- the nuoE gene encoding NADH-quinone oxidoreductase subunit NuoE: protein MKATGNFEAARDVDPMVVLSDKTRAHIDHWLAKFPPDRKRSAVLQGLHAAQEQNQGWLTDELIAGVAKYLELPPVWAYEVASFYSMFETEKVGRNNVAFCTNISCWLNGAEDLVAHAEKKLGCKLGQSTADGRVYLKREEECLAGCAGAPMMVINGHYHEHLTKDKVDELLDGLE, encoded by the coding sequence ATGAAGGCGACAGGTAATTTCGAAGCGGCGCGCGACGTCGATCCGATGGTGGTGCTGAGCGACAAGACGCGCGCGCACATCGATCACTGGCTGGCCAAGTTCCCGCCGGACCGCAAGCGTTCGGCGGTGCTGCAGGGCCTGCACGCGGCGCAGGAGCAGAACCAGGGCTGGCTGACCGACGAACTGATCGCCGGCGTGGCCAAGTACCTGGAACTGCCGCCGGTGTGGGCCTACGAGGTCGCCAGCTTCTACTCGATGTTCGAGACCGAGAAGGTCGGCCGCAACAACGTCGCGTTCTGCACCAACATCAGCTGCTGGCTCAACGGCGCCGAAGACCTGGTCGCGCACGCCGAGAAGAAGCTCGGCTGCAAGCTGGGCCAGTCCACCGCCGACGGCCGCGTCTACCTCAAGCGCGAGGAAGAGTGCCTGGCCGGTTGCGCCGGCGCACCGATGATGGTCATCAACGGCCACTACCATGAGCACCTGACCAAGGACAAGGTCGACGAATTGCTGGACGGGTTGGAGTAA
- the nuoF gene encoding NADH-quinone oxidoreductase subunit NuoF has protein sequence MAQHPHAPTGPVGPAPQPHQVVYTTLHYDTPWSYESYLKTGGYAALRKILEEKIPPEQVIEMVKQSNLRGRGGAGFPTGLKWSFMPKGAPQKYILCNSDESEPGTCKDRDILRYNPHSVVEGMAIACYATGSTVGYNYLRGEFHHEPFEHFEQALADAYANGWLGKDILGSGIDIDIYGALGAGAYICGEETALMESLEGKKGQPRYKPPFPANFGLYGKPSTINNTETYASVPAIIRNGPEWFLGLSKTKNGGPKIFSVSGCVQKGGNFEVPLGTTFDELLEMAGGLKPGRTLKGAIPGGVSMPVLKAEQLKGLQMDYDTLRALGTGLGSGAIVVLDDSVCCVKFACRISQFFHKESCGQCTPCREGTGWMHRVLERIVAGKATMEDLHQLRTVAGQIEGHTICAFGEAAAWPIQGFLRQFWDEFEYYIVNGHSMVDGKKLEAAAA, from the coding sequence ATGGCACAGCATCCCCACGCCCCCACCGGTCCGGTCGGCCCCGCGCCGCAGCCGCACCAGGTGGTGTACACCACGCTGCACTACGACACCCCGTGGTCCTACGAGAGCTACCTGAAGACCGGTGGCTACGCCGCGCTGCGCAAGATCCTCGAAGAGAAGATCCCGCCGGAGCAGGTGATCGAGATGGTCAAGCAGTCGAACCTGCGCGGCCGTGGCGGCGCCGGCTTCCCGACCGGCCTGAAGTGGTCGTTCATGCCCAAGGGCGCACCGCAGAAGTACATCCTGTGCAACTCGGACGAGTCCGAGCCCGGCACCTGCAAGGACCGCGACATCCTGCGCTACAACCCGCACTCGGTGGTGGAGGGCATGGCCATCGCCTGCTACGCCACCGGCTCCACCGTGGGCTACAACTACCTGCGCGGCGAGTTCCACCACGAGCCGTTCGAACATTTCGAACAGGCCCTGGCCGACGCGTACGCCAATGGCTGGCTGGGCAAGGACATCCTCGGCAGCGGCATCGACATCGACATCTACGGCGCGCTGGGCGCCGGCGCCTACATCTGCGGCGAAGAGACCGCGCTGATGGAGTCGCTGGAAGGCAAGAAGGGCCAGCCGCGCTACAAGCCGCCGTTCCCGGCCAATTTCGGCCTGTACGGCAAGCCGTCGACGATCAACAACACCGAGACCTACGCCTCGGTGCCGGCGATCATCCGCAACGGCCCGGAATGGTTCCTTGGGCTGAGCAAGACCAAGAACGGCGGTCCGAAGATCTTCTCGGTCTCCGGCTGCGTGCAGAAGGGCGGCAATTTCGAAGTGCCGCTGGGCACCACCTTCGACGAACTGCTGGAGATGGCCGGCGGGCTGAAGCCGGGCCGCACCCTCAAGGGCGCGATCCCGGGCGGCGTGTCGATGCCGGTGCTGAAGGCCGAGCAGCTCAAGGGCCTGCAGATGGACTACGACACCCTGCGCGCGCTGGGCACCGGCCTGGGCTCGGGCGCGATCGTGGTGCTGGACGACAGCGTGTGCTGCGTGAAGTTCGCCTGCCGCATCTCGCAGTTCTTCCACAAGGAATCCTGCGGCCAGTGCACCCCGTGCCGCGAAGGCACCGGCTGGATGCACCGCGTGCTGGAGCGCATCGTCGCCGGCAAGGCCACGATGGAAGACCTGCACCAGTTGCGCACCGTCGCCGGGCAGATCGAAGGCCACACCATCTGCGCCTTCGGCGAAGCGGCGGCCTGGCCGATCCAGGGCTTCCTGCGCCAGTTCTGGGACGAATTCGAGTACTACATCGTCAACGGTCATTCGATGGTTGACGGCAAGAAGCTGGAGGCAGCCGCCGCATGA